From the Leptospira biflexa serovar Patoc strain 'Patoc 1 (Paris)' genome, one window contains:
- a CDS encoding GlmU family protein: MNLLFDDSKRNPSLEPLSRFHSFFEWNLGGMNLLEKLDRKYPGSKFFYKGPNPDFETLIFNRYPHVFPATLENYDSIYSSNSFLPWELLGTVTSIIEDTLNIDKEWKRFRQKYKSKQSGFHIVGKDKHLYIHSGATIYPGVVFDTTHGPILIEDGVKISSFSFLEGPLFIGKNCQIDNARITGGTLIGNQCRIGGEVENSIILDYTNKHHEGFLGHSFVSSWVNLGALSTTSDLKNNYGIVKLKVGDAIVNTGTIKFGSIIGPFTKLAIGVMSNTGTVFDIASNIVESRIQGYVPAFTWIKPGERYRLEEFLFDTKKIMARRGMNLFEFEDLYLRKLYGKCTE; encoded by the coding sequence GTGAATCTCTTATTCGACGATTCTAAACGTAATCCCTCTCTTGAACCACTTTCGAGGTTCCATTCATTTTTTGAATGGAACTTAGGAGGAATGAATCTACTCGAAAAATTAGATAGAAAATACCCAGGTTCAAAATTTTTTTATAAAGGACCAAATCCGGATTTTGAAACATTAATCTTCAATCGTTACCCACATGTTTTTCCAGCAACTTTAGAAAACTATGATTCTATTTATAGTTCTAATTCCTTTTTACCTTGGGAGTTACTTGGAACTGTAACATCGATTATAGAAGACACTTTGAACATTGATAAAGAATGGAAACGGTTTCGCCAAAAGTACAAATCAAAACAATCAGGTTTTCATATTGTTGGCAAAGACAAACACCTTTACATCCATTCAGGGGCAACCATTTATCCTGGAGTTGTTTTTGATACTACTCATGGTCCCATTCTCATTGAAGATGGAGTCAAAATTTCATCTTTTAGTTTTTTGGAAGGACCTTTATTTATAGGTAAAAATTGCCAGATCGACAATGCAAGGATCACTGGTGGAACGTTGATTGGAAACCAATGTCGGATAGGTGGTGAAGTTGAAAATTCCATCATTTTGGATTATACCAACAAACACCATGAAGGTTTTTTGGGTCATAGTTTTGTTTCTAGTTGGGTCAATTTAGGTGCTCTGTCCACAACAAGTGATCTAAAAAATAATTATGGAATCGTGAAACTCAAAGTAGGTGATGCCATCGTCAATACAGGCACCATTAAATTTGGGTCCATCATTGGTCCATTTACAAAACTTGCGATTGGTGTGATGTCAAACACAGGAACCGTATTTGATATTGCAAGTAACATAGTGGAATCAAGGATCCAAGGGTATGTGCCTGCATTTACTTGGATCAAACCTGGAGAACGTTACCGACTGGAAGAATTTTTATTTGATACCAAAAAGATCATGGCACGTAGAGGGATGAATTTGTTTGAATTTGAGGATCTTTATTTGAGAAAACTGTATGGAAAGTGTACGGAGTAA
- the glmS gene encoding glutamine--fructose-6-phosphate transaminase (isomerizing): MCGIVGYLGKRQALPVIIKGLKRLEYRGYDSAGVALLNGGLEIVKKKGKVADLESEIGNRKLEASLGIGHTRWATHGEPNDRNAHPHTSSDGKLAIIHNGIIENYSSIKKELESNGHVFKSDTDSEVLIHLIEEIKKQNNCTIEEAVRLALNEVVGAYAIVVLSKDNERSMIAARKGSPLVIGIGEDEYFVASDATPIIEYTNNVTYLNDQEMAIIKDGSLVVKNLENVTKTPFIQKLELDLEDIEKGGYPHFMLKEIFEQPKSIRDAMRGRLVSREHHLFLSGIDQYLNRFLNADRLILVGCGTSWHAGLIGEYLFEDIARIPTEVEYASEFRYRNPIVTERDVVIAVSQSGETADTLAAIELAKSKGALIFGVCNVVGSSIARASHAGAYLHAGPEIGVASTKAFTSQVTILTMMALYLGLKKGTISLSDYQTLLLELDSIPDKVAKILTKDEEIRNISENFYRASNFLYLGRGFNFPVALEGALKLKEISYIHAEGYPAAEMKHGPIALIDEDMPVVFIATKDSSYEKVISNIQEVKARKGKVIAIVTDGDTEIQSMADFTFQIPKTADALVPLLAVIPLQLLSYHIAILRGCNVDQPRNLAKSVTVE; this comes from the coding sequence ATGTGTGGAATCGTAGGTTATTTAGGTAAAAGACAGGCACTCCCTGTTATCATTAAAGGTTTAAAAAGATTAGAATACCGAGGGTATGACAGTGCCGGTGTGGCTCTGTTAAACGGTGGTTTGGAGATTGTCAAAAAAAAAGGGAAGGTCGCTGATTTAGAATCTGAAATTGGAAACCGGAAATTGGAAGCAAGTCTCGGAATTGGTCACACACGTTGGGCCACACACGGTGAACCTAATGATCGTAATGCGCACCCTCACACAAGTTCGGATGGAAAACTTGCCATCATCCATAACGGTATCATTGAAAACTATAGTTCTATCAAAAAGGAACTTGAGAGTAATGGACATGTATTCAAATCTGATACAGATTCTGAAGTACTCATCCATCTGATCGAAGAGATCAAAAAACAAAATAATTGTACGATCGAAGAAGCTGTTCGTCTTGCATTGAATGAAGTGGTAGGAGCTTACGCCATCGTTGTACTTTCGAAAGACAATGAACGCAGTATGATTGCCGCAAGGAAAGGTTCTCCACTCGTGATTGGAATTGGTGAGGATGAATACTTTGTGGCATCAGATGCAACTCCGATCATCGAATATACAAATAATGTAACCTATCTCAATGACCAAGAAATGGCGATCATCAAAGACGGAAGCCTCGTTGTCAAAAATTTAGAGAACGTAACCAAAACTCCATTCATTCAAAAATTAGAATTGGATTTGGAAGACATAGAGAAAGGTGGATACCCACACTTTATGTTGAAGGAAATTTTTGAACAGCCAAAGTCCATTCGGGATGCGATGCGTGGTCGTTTGGTTTCGCGCGAACACCATTTGTTCTTAAGTGGGATAGACCAATATTTAAATCGATTTTTAAATGCTGATCGACTGATATTGGTTGGGTGCGGAACCTCTTGGCATGCAGGGCTCATTGGTGAATATTTATTTGAAGATATTGCTCGTATCCCAACAGAAGTTGAATATGCATCCGAATTTCGTTATCGTAATCCGATTGTTACGGAAAGAGATGTGGTGATCGCCGTTTCGCAGTCAGGTGAAACAGCTGATACGCTGGCTGCCATCGAACTTGCGAAGTCTAAAGGTGCTTTGATTTTTGGTGTATGTAATGTCGTGGGTTCATCAATTGCGCGTGCCTCTCACGCAGGTGCTTATTTGCATGCTGGTCCTGAGATTGGTGTGGCTTCCACAAAAGCGTTTACATCACAAGTCACCATCTTAACCATGATGGCTCTTTATTTAGGATTAAAAAAAGGAACGATCTCGTTATCGGATTACCAAACTTTACTCTTAGAGCTTGACTCCATTCCTGATAAAGTCGCAAAAATTTTAACCAAAGACGAAGAGATTCGAAATATATCTGAAAATTTTTATAGAGCATCTAACTTCCTTTATTTGGGACGAGGTTTTAATTTCCCTGTTGCATTGGAAGGAGCCTTAAAGTTAAAGGAAATCTCTTATATCCATGCGGAAGGATACCCTGCTGCTGAAATGAAACATGGACCAATTGCTCTCATTGATGAAGATATGCCGGTTGTTTTCATTGCGACTAAAGATAGCTCGTATGAAAAGGTGATTTCAAATATCCAAGAAGTGAAAGCAAGAAAAGGTAAGGTAATTGCCATTGTGACGGACGGAGATACTGAAATCCAAAGTATGGCAGATTTTACATTCCAGATTCCAAAAACTGCGGACGCCCTCGTTCCTTTACTTGCAGTCATTCCTTTACAGTTGTTATCGTATCACATAGCAATCCTTAGAGGGTGCAATGTGGACCAACCTAGGAACTTAGCAAAATCTGTTACAGTGGAGTGA
- a CDS encoding carboxyl transferase domain-containing protein, whose product MERLISKINPLSSDFISNRTTYLETLVPIRKTIEKVKLGGGKKALEKHKSRGKLTARERIAELIDSNTEFMEICGLAAEGVYNDPVPSAGIITGIGKVEGVDCMIVANDATVKGGTYYPLTVKKHVRAQEIAENNSLPCVYLVDSGGAFLPMQDEVFPDKDHFGRIFFNQARMSAKGISQIAVVMGSCTAGGAYIPAMSDESVIVKGNGTIFLGGPPLVKAATGEVVTGEELGGADVHCRISGVTDHYAEDDYHALEITRSIIKNLNVKNFTTPKETEDPLYPTEEIYGIIERDSRKSYDPREIIARLVDGSRFHEFKKLYATTIVTGFAEIYGHPVGIIANHGVLFSESALKASHFIELCDQRRIPLLFLQNITGFMVGKKYENNGIARDGAKMVNAVSTTTVPKLTIVTGGSYGAGNYGMCGRAFAPEFLWMWPNARISVMGGEQAANVLWTVKKDQKEAQGETILPDEETTFKKPILDDYEKKSSAVYSSARLWDDGIIDPADTRNILGRALSILSRRKEERKPFGVFRM is encoded by the coding sequence ATGGAAAGGCTGATCTCAAAAATAAACCCGTTATCATCTGATTTTATTTCAAATCGAACTACATACTTAGAAACTCTTGTTCCCATACGAAAAACCATCGAAAAAGTTAAGTTAGGTGGTGGCAAAAAGGCCTTGGAAAAACATAAGTCGCGAGGCAAACTCACTGCAAGGGAACGAATTGCAGAACTCATCGATTCCAATACAGAATTTATGGAAATCTGTGGACTTGCCGCAGAAGGTGTGTACAACGATCCAGTGCCATCCGCCGGTATCATCACAGGAATTGGAAAAGTGGAAGGTGTTGACTGTATGATTGTTGCCAATGATGCAACAGTCAAAGGTGGAACGTATTATCCATTGACCGTCAAAAAACATGTTCGTGCTCAAGAGATCGCCGAAAACAATTCACTCCCTTGTGTTTATTTAGTGGATTCTGGTGGAGCATTTTTGCCCATGCAAGACGAAGTTTTTCCTGACAAAGATCATTTTGGTAGGATCTTTTTTAACCAAGCTCGGATGAGTGCAAAAGGAATTTCTCAAATAGCGGTTGTTATGGGTTCTTGCACTGCGGGTGGTGCTTATATCCCTGCTATGTCTGACGAATCCGTGATTGTAAAGGGGAATGGGACAATTTTTCTTGGAGGACCACCTCTAGTCAAAGCGGCTACAGGAGAAGTTGTCACTGGTGAAGAGTTAGGTGGCGCAGATGTTCATTGCCGTATTTCGGGTGTCACTGATCATTATGCAGAAGACGATTACCATGCTTTGGAAATTACAAGATCCATTATCAAAAATTTAAATGTAAAAAATTTCACAACTCCAAAAGAAACTGAAGATCCTTTATATCCAACAGAAGAAATTTATGGAATCATCGAAAGAGATTCTCGTAAATCCTATGATCCAAGAGAGATCATCGCAAGGTTAGTGGATGGTTCTAGGTTTCATGAATTTAAAAAACTATATGCCACGACGATCGTAACGGGGTTTGCCGAAATTTATGGTCACCCCGTCGGCATTATCGCCAATCATGGGGTTTTGTTTTCAGAGTCGGCTCTGAAAGCTTCACACTTTATAGAACTCTGTGACCAAAGGCGAATCCCTTTGCTTTTCCTCCAAAACATCACTGGTTTTATGGTTGGGAAAAAATATGAAAACAATGGGATTGCCCGTGATGGTGCCAAAATGGTCAATGCGGTCTCAACAACGACTGTCCCCAAACTAACCATTGTTACGGGAGGATCTTATGGGGCTGGTAATTATGGAATGTGTGGTCGTGCCTTTGCTCCCGAATTTTTATGGATGTGGCCAAATGCTCGGATCTCTGTTATGGGTGGAGAACAAGCTGCCAATGTTTTATGGACGGTAAAAAAAGACCAAAAAGAAGCCCAAGGGGAAACCATTTTACCTGATGAAGAAACAACTTTCAAAAAACCAATTTTAGATGATTATGAAAAAAAATCCTCTGCTGTGTATAGCTCCGCTCGGCTTTGGGATGATGGAATCA
- the glmM gene encoding phosphoglucosamine mutase, whose translation MHFTKEYDLSSLMISISGVRGKIGQGFGLEEALSFSKSFATMMNGGTVVIGRDSRPSGPYLESLLTSALLASGSSVLTLGLVPTPTTKAVVNLAKANGGIMISASHNPMEWNAFKFISKKGFFFSANENQTLLSILQSGKFFKEQISPKGYIDSGEDYIDLHLSSVLKRVNVTKIKKKKFTVFVDAVGGAGSYVVPKFLQMLGCKVISHNCNPDGTFPRPPEPTAKALKTVEPYFKKSKANIGFALDPDADRLVLFTPKRGAISEEYTLPLALMNVLSESKKKSKVVVNLSTSFLNEEVASRFGGEVIRSKVGEANVVEEMIRTKSVFGGEGNGGVIDPNIPSFGRDTLSGIAHILNLMAETGNTIDELMDGLPNLFMDKQSFPLAKGISLESLYNKFQTEFSPKLISEKDGLWMYMSDSWIHIRPSNTEPIFRVITETKSQSDLESTLKRVKQCVES comes from the coding sequence ATGCATTTCACTAAAGAGTATGATTTATCCTCTCTCATGATTTCCATCTCCGGGGTACGGGGAAAAATAGGACAAGGATTTGGATTAGAAGAGGCGCTCAGCTTTTCTAAATCTTTTGCCACCATGATGAATGGTGGAACTGTAGTGATTGGTCGCGACTCAAGACCAAGTGGCCCATATTTAGAATCGCTTCTCACCTCAGCTTTGTTAGCTTCTGGAAGTTCTGTTTTAACTTTGGGACTTGTTCCCACTCCCACAACAAAAGCAGTGGTTAACTTAGCCAAAGCAAATGGTGGGATTATGATTTCTGCATCTCATAATCCTATGGAATGGAATGCATTTAAATTTATTTCCAAAAAAGGGTTTTTCTTTTCTGCAAATGAAAACCAAACTTTACTTTCTATACTTCAGTCAGGAAAATTTTTTAAAGAACAAATTTCTCCAAAAGGGTACATTGACTCTGGAGAAGATTATATCGACTTACATTTATCCTCAGTTCTCAAACGTGTGAATGTAACAAAAATCAAAAAGAAAAAATTTACAGTATTTGTGGACGCAGTCGGTGGTGCAGGTTCTTATGTTGTACCAAAATTTTTACAGATGTTAGGTTGTAAGGTAATCTCACATAACTGTAATCCCGATGGAACATTCCCTCGTCCTCCAGAACCAACTGCAAAGGCTTTAAAAACGGTAGAACCTTATTTCAAAAAATCCAAAGCGAATATTGGATTTGCTCTAGATCCGGATGCGGATCGATTGGTTTTGTTCACTCCAAAACGTGGTGCCATTTCAGAAGAATATACATTGCCACTTGCGCTGATGAATGTACTTTCGGAATCCAAAAAAAAATCCAAAGTCGTGGTGAATCTCTCAACGAGTTTTCTAAATGAAGAAGTGGCTTCTCGATTTGGTGGTGAAGTAATTCGAAGTAAAGTCGGTGAAGCAAACGTCGTAGAAGAAATGATCAGAACCAAATCCGTATTTGGTGGCGAAGGGAACGGTGGTGTGATTGATCCAAATATTCCATCTTTTGGCCGAGACACTTTATCAGGGATTGCTCATATTCTCAATCTAATGGCAGAAACAGGAAACACCATCGATGAATTGATGGATGGTTTGCCGAATTTATTTATGGACAAACAGTCCTTTCCTTTGGCAAAAGGAATCTCCTTAGAAAGTTTATACAACAAATTTCAAACAGAGTTTTCGCCAAAACTCATTTCAGAAAAAGATGGGTTGTGGATGTATATGTCTGATTCATGGATCCACATCAGACCTTCCAATACGGAACCTATATTTCGTGTCATTACAGAAACAAAATCCCAATCGGATTTGGAATCTACCTTAAAGAGAGTAAAACAATGTGTGGAATCGTAG
- a CDS encoding alpha/beta fold hydrolase, whose product MTPSLQAHINSGKTVEIDGLSFFYIEEGKGDEIIFLLPGFLTTSYNYRKLVELLSTHYRVIALDFLGTGFSGRPDGPLSHRLQAHYLSPFLEKVVGDKKVHVVAFDYALPILCFAFKEHSNQYKSLSILGGFMNLPKFRYYFPLHFLRLPIIGEIFSFLFRPPLLRFFYKWFLVKKTHHFTSEWEKTMYHLLFEGKNKKNTLEFIRNVDRSTHALREIEEGAKHFVGLRQIYLGEEDFRISPKQTEYMKETLRTSSLVFLPCKHLAMEECPTVVYEKLHYFVDSFSHKKTKTFHFNKQNKD is encoded by the coding sequence ATGACACCTAGTTTACAGGCACATATTAATTCCGGTAAAACTGTTGAAATCGATGGTTTGAGTTTTTTTTATATTGAAGAAGGAAAGGGTGACGAAATCATTTTTTTGTTACCAGGTTTTTTAACAACATCATATAACTATCGTAAATTAGTGGAGTTGTTATCAACTCACTACCGTGTGATTGCTCTCGATTTTTTAGGAACTGGTTTTAGTGGAAGACCTGATGGGCCATTGTCGCATCGATTGCAGGCACATTATTTATCACCTTTTTTGGAAAAAGTAGTCGGCGACAAAAAAGTGCATGTAGTGGCATTTGATTACGCTTTGCCTATTTTATGTTTTGCATTCAAAGAACATTCAAATCAATACAAATCCCTTTCGATTTTAGGTGGGTTCATGAACTTGCCCAAATTTCGATACTATTTCCCATTACATTTTTTACGTCTTCCGATCATCGGTGAAATTTTTAGTTTTTTATTCCGTCCACCACTACTTCGTTTTTTTTATAAATGGTTTCTTGTGAAAAAAACCCATCACTTTACAAGCGAGTGGGAAAAGACCATGTATCATTTGTTATTCGAGGGAAAGAATAAAAAAAACACATTGGAATTCATTCGAAATGTAGATCGCTCCACACATGCACTTCGTGAAATTGAAGAAGGAGCAAAACATTTTGTAGGCCTTAGGCAAATTTATTTAGGAGAAGAGGATTTTCGAATTTCTCCGAAACAAACTGAATACATGAAAGAAACGTTAAGGACAAGTAGTCTCGTGTTTTTGCCATGTAAACATTTAGCGATGGAAGAGTGCCCAACCGTTGTTTATGAAAAACTACATTATTTTGTAGATAGTTTTTCTCACAAAAAAACCAAAACATTCCACTTTAACAAACAAAATAAGGACTAG
- the rpsT gene encoding 30S ribosomal protein S20 produces the protein MANLKSSKKDIRRTARRKERNGEDRTELRTYARLLIKAIKSGDKTEALTVFSKLSSKLDRAAKTKLIHKKNADRKKSRMALRINSIEAKAA, from the coding sequence TTGGCTAATTTAAAATCATCTAAAAAAGACATCCGTAGAACCGCTCGTAGAAAAGAGCGAAATGGGGAAGACCGTACTGAATTACGCACATACGCACGTCTTCTCATCAAAGCCATCAAATCTGGCGACAAAACGGAAGCATTGACTGTTTTTTCTAAACTATCTTCTAAATTGGACAGAGCTGCGAAAACAAAACTCATCCACAAAAAAAATGCAGATCGTAAAAAATCCCGCATGGCACTTCGCATCAACTCAATTGAGGCAAAAGCCGCCTAA